The nucleotide sequence aattttcttatcTCCACTCAGAGCCACATTCTTGGTAAAGGCCATCATTGCTTTATGTTTGGACTATTGCAAGTGGGTGGTCTCCCTACCTCTAGTTTTgtcccactctaatccatccttcactctACCAAAAGTCCATATCTAATCACATCCCTCTTTTACTTGGTAAACTCCAGGATCGCATATGAAATCCCTTGTTTGGTTTTCAAAGTCTTTCACTACCTGGCCCCCTCTTACCTTCCCAGACTTCTTATGTTTTACTCCCTTCCATAGATTCTATGACTCCACACactccaatgacactggccttttTGACATTCTTTGCACATATCATTTCCCAAATGCATACCATTTTCCCTGGCTATctctcatgcttggaatgctctccctccctccctacaaATTCTGGCTTCCCTAGCATCCTTTAAAACTgctcagaggggcagctgggtagctcagtggattgagagccaggcctagagacgggaggtcctaggttcaaatccggcctcagacacttcccagctgtgtgaccctgggcaagtcacttgacccccattgcctacccttaccactcttccacctatcagtcaatacacagaagttaagggtttaaaatacaaaaaaaaaaaaacaaaccaaaaaaaaaaaaaaaactgctcagATCACTCATCCCCAGTCTTTTtcactgctagtgccttccctctgaactctcttccatttccaccatacataagtttatatatatatatatatatatatcttgtacaAAGTATTGTCATCAACATATTATCATTTCCCTGCCCCCCTACCCCAATTAAAATGTGAACTCTAGGGCAAAGgatatatttttgcctttcttatgccaccagcacttaacacaatgtctggaacatagtaaactCTTAATGTTTTTGAGTAAAGCATGATGATtacctccttattcctggaagctgtgTCTCTCAGTTCAGCCCAAGATCACATGTTGACTTGAGCTTTACAATACCCCAAAGCCCCCAGAACTTTATTGATtactgtctgtttctctctcttatatttttgaagttattttttttaacccaagtgtaAAATCGCTTTACTAGATTCAACTCAACAGTATAACCAATCCAGATCTTTCTTAATCTTGACTCTAGCATCCGGGGCGTTGGCCATCCAATCAGGAAATCTGGTGAGGTTTTTATCCAAGTCAATGATAAGTATGTTAAATAGCACAAATTCAAACATAGGTCCCTGGAGTACTTCACTAACAATATCCTTTTatgttctgtttgttttttttaaacttttaccttctgtactaagcattggttccaaggcagaagagcagtaagggctaggcaatggggtgactTGCTgaaagcaggtaggtggctcagtggattgatagccaggtccagagactggaggttctgggttcaaatctcacctcagatacttcctagctgtatgacactggacaagtcacttaacctccattgcctaaccattaccactcttctgccttgaaatcagtaCACAGGGGCTTAaaaaagtggcttgcccagggccacatagctaggaagtgtctgaggccatatttgagcccacAACTTTCCttttctaggcctagctctcaattcagtgagccacttagatgccccAATATCCTTTTATGTTGATGGTACATCATTAATGACTATTTGTAGGGTCCAGCCCTTCAGTTCTATATCTACCTAGCTTatatttctccatcttgtccacaaggATTGCACAAGAGATTTTGTCAAATGACTTCCAAAAGTTAAATGTCTATAGCACACCTCTACTCTACCAGTCTAGTAACCCTACCAGAATAGTGATCCTGAGTCACATAGATTTGGGGCTTTTGTGGGAAGAGGGGGCAAACCTGagccagaaagagagaagaatctCTCACATTCCATTTCTAGAAGGGCTCCCACTGGTTCTTGTTCAGCCATGCTCTCACTTAGACCTTATCCTAGACCTAGAAACTAAATCCACAAACAATCCCAGCAAAGGCATCTAGGCATGGCCCAGCAGCAGGAAGGACCTGAGAGAGCTGGATGAGGTTTCCCTAGTATGGCCTGTTCTCAAtgctgcttccttttctatataCATACTAACCATCCCTTTGATAATATCCTCCAAAAATTTTCAAGGCTTCAATCAAGTTACAGTTTGCAGGATCTATTCTCTTGGCCCTTCTCCAATCCTTTGTCTGTAATCTTCCATTCTCTCTGATCTTCCAGACGTCAAAGATAAACAGTAGTTTGCACATATGTGCTTTCTAGGCTTAAATACTCATATAGGCATTTTTTTATGGCAGCAATAACATGGAAACAAAGTGGAGTCCCATCAATGACATAGCAAAATTGTGGCATGCAAACacgatggaataatattgtgccataaatAACAATGCATATAAATagttcagagaaacatgggaaaatatgcaaacagatccagtgaaataagcagaactagaaaaacaatatacacaatgactacaatgtgaatggaaagaacaataaaacgAAAGGGATTGTGATGCATTTATAAAGACCtggcagagaagagaagatgagtGAGAAATTGTACTTCCTTTAATTGGAGAGGTGAGAGACTATTGTATGAAATGCCCTTTAACGAAATGCCTTTAACATCACAGGCTATCAAAGGCCTATtgtttcatgttttcatttttttttttttttttgctaaagtgtttaaaaaattttttgtggGGAGGGTACAATAGGTGGCTTACTGGGCCAGGAAAAGGATTACATTTGGAAATAAAtatggtttaaaaacaaaagccatcAACAAAAACTTTTccacaaaaaaaaccaatatttCTTTCCCCAACCCATATTTTAATCAGTAATTCCTTTCACCACACCCTGAGCCCACCTGGAAGACGTCATTGGCACACTTGCGGCACAGGTTGTGTTGGCAGGGCAGGATCACCACTGGCTTGGAGAACATCTCCAGGCAGATAGGGCAGATGAGTTGCTTCTCCAGGTTATCCATGCTGTGTGCATCTCCCAGCAGCGGCTTGAAACCCACTGCGAAGTTCATCCCTTCGGTGGTCGTGCCCACCCCCCTtggccttttttttcccccaaccctGCCTTATTCTCTCAGCTGTGTGAATCTGCCTCCAGATTTTGGTCTCTTTTTGGTTATGGCCTACCTAGATTTTTCTTAGTCGTTTTTTCTTCCCCTATTCTGTCCTTTAGCCAGTCCACCTGTGATTCCCTCTGTAACTGATTTTCTCTCTGGAGAGCTCTGAGAGCCGAGGTAGATGAAAGCTTTGCCTCCCCTTAGGATAGTCTTAACTCCTTCTCCCCAAATGGCCAACTGTTGCTCACAGTTTAGGCACTATTTGCTCCTTAATCCTCAGGCAGGAGACTAATTTTAACTTGGGGATGGAGGAGACTAGGGGCATTTCAGTGACGCAATCCCTCACATTCCAGCTCCCAATTTAGCCTGTGTAAGGAGAGCCACAGCTGTCACAGAACAAGTGACCCTGAGTCACATAGACTGGGGGGCTGGGGAGGGGCTAGAACCTTTATCAGAATAGGGGGCAAAGCTgagccagaaaaagaaataggaatactTCGATCTCTCACACTGTGGCTTTAGAAGGGCTCCCACTGGTTCCTGCTCAGTCATGCTCTGGCTTGAGCCTTATCTTAGATCCAGAGACTGTGAATCTACAGACAGTCCTACAAAGGCATCCAGCCATAGCTCAGCAGCAGGGAAGGCCCGAGAGCCAGGAAGTCTTGACAGAAGACTCAAAACAAGGATGATGGGAACTTACATATGTCTTGGACCCACCACAATAACCCTGAACCACCTTTCTCTATCCACAATATGACAGATTTATTGCCTCAGAGAATAGAGGCTGAAGGGATGGCTTTCAACCCATAGCCCttgccctcttccctctctcccaaagaGGCTAAATAAGCCTGAAATATGATACCTGATGGACTAGATGTGCCTAGATTTAAGGGTAAGTTATTTCATCAATGTGGAACCCACAAGTGCAGATCACAACCCCTCTGACTTAACaaatcaagacaaaaaaaaaaaaaaaagcaaatcaccTAGTCTCTCAAGCCTTAGTCTTCAGAGAGACATACAATATATATGACCAGCCTATATCCAAAGCCTTTCCATTTCTAGCTTTGTAGGACCTGGAAGAGCTTGGATTCTACAGGGATAGCCATAAAGCACCCAACTTTTGCTATATTTGACTATATTAATCAGACTTAAGTGAAAGCCAGGTACCTGAAATGCCAACACTTAAAAAAAAGGGTCAATCAAGGATTGAAATTTGTCAGAATTCATTTTTGAGACTGTGGATAGATCCATGGACCAGGCTCCTCTTCTCTTCTAGGTAGTCTTTGAAAGGATTCATCTCATTGTGGAAAGATAAATTTGCTCTCTTCTATCCCTATTTGGGGCTCTGCATTGGCACTATAGGAGAGTATATAGTCAAGGAAGGTAAATGGAGGTAGGGAGTAGTGAAAGTATAGTTCCCATGAACAAATTGTCAGTTATTGCCAAGTTTCCAGATCTAGGTAGGAAGGGTTGGGGGGGTATAAAGGAGATTTAGGTATCTGCAACCCATTTTGGATATAGCGGTCTAAGGTCTTGGGGAAAATAGCTTTAACCCAATAGGAAAAGGTATAACTTCAAGGCTCTGAAACAGATAATCAACCCTGATAGTAGAACTCGGCTCAGCCTCTTCTCCACAGACTATTTCCAGGCTATCTTCTCTGACCTCACACCAACAATGGAGACTGCACAAAGGTCCTTTATTCACCAATGTATTCCCAATGGATCAGGCTTTCCTACTCCAAAATAGTACCTGATTCCTTCACTGAGTTAAGGGGAGGTTATATGGGCTGGCCCTTGGTAGAATGGTTGAGGAAAGCAGCTGACATAGGCCTATACTTTGGCAAAGACATAGTATTTGTGAGAAGCACTTTTTCCCTCCAGGATGCAATAACGCCTCTGTCTTCAGAATGAGAATCTTGGGGAGAAGACAGACTACGTCCCAAGAACATCATGTGTCTAAGGCTGGTAGGCACCTGTGCTGGTAGAATTTCTAGAATATTTGAGTAAGTATGATAACCTCTTCTGCTCCCTACCCCCTCAGTCCTAAGAGTtgaatcagtggaatagcctGCTTCAGACATACTGTGGGTACTAGGAAGCAGGGGTGGGTGGGAATTATCCCAGGAAGGAAAGCTTAGGGCTCAGCCTAGGCACTGGATTCCTGATCcaaagaaatggagggaaaggTCAGCTGATGTAGCAAGTCCAGGTGCATTATCTACCCTGCAGGAGCACTTGTGAAGGAGAATAAGCAGTTATATGGTACTCACTAGGtatgtactaggcattgtgctTTGCcaagtatatatataatttaatccaCACAACAACCCTTCAAAGTAGATAcataattatccctattttacagttgaggaaactaagctaaacattagttatgtgatttgccccaagttacacagctagtaaatgcctgaggcagaTCCGAGTTTAGATATTCATGATTCCAGACCAGGTGCTTTTTCGGAGGCCTCTGAGGGAGAAGTTATCCCTCATAGCTTGAGGACACAGCCACCACTGACACAGAGACACTAGGGAACAGGGAACAAATCTTCTGGGAAGAGGGTAGCAGAGATCTTGCCAGCCCAAGATTTTGCAAGGCTGGGATGGCATGAAATAGTGCTGCTATCAGCTGTATATGAGTTTCAGACAAGGTGAGGGAAGATACATGGGGTTGGAGTTTTAAAAGAGCGTTGGACTTATAGTATGCTAGCCAGATTTGGTGATACCATGAAGGTTAGGGAAAGAATTTTCACAGGGAAAAAGCCATAGGATTCAGCATAGCTCATGGCATTCATGGTGCTTACAGGAGCAGGGTGAAGATCGGGACTGGGGCCAAGGGTCCCTTTCTTCAGTGTGTACAGTAGCCTGGACAGCAGGAGACACATTCACAAGGTCAGCACCTGGAGACAAGAAGCAGGTACCATCTTAAGATGAAACCCCTAAAAAAAGTATACAGAAAAAACTCTTTATTACTTTCTTGTAATCAAGATATAATAAGGTTATATACTTTTTTCACTAATCATTTGTCTcagtctcttttcttctttttgaatacTATTGCCTTCTAGTTTTTGCAAATCATGCATCTTCTTTCTCATCCTCTTTTGCATCCATACTGGAGAAATGAAATCTATTTCCTGTCACGAAAGCTGAAatacaaacatttcttaaaatgagCAACAATTCCTGTCTTAATCTAATACAAAATCATCATACTGAAGATATCCCCAGTCACCACTAGATGGTGATGAGGCAGACATTTAAGGCCATTTTTAGATTAAACTCAATattcaatttgaaaaataaaacctaattCTCTTTTGAACAAAAAAAGTATATCCTTTAACCTACCTTTGTGACTTTTTAAAGGACCATTTCCCAACTCACCTACACCCCAGACAGGATAAGTGTCATACTACAATTTGATTTACCAATGAATAACTAGGCAGCCCCAGACCAGACCTGTGCCTCATCCCATTCAGCTCCCTCCCCAGAGAAACTGCCAATATTCCTTCCCCACAATCTATTTTCAGTATAtcagtaatcaaatcaataccaCCTTACTTTTAGAAAAGGTATGTCAAAGGATTGTCCTATATATTAATCAGTTCAACATCtctttgacccccccccccaaaccaaaTTCCTTTCCCAGGCCACTACTACCCTATATGTGTCTCCCTGTTAgtatggaagctccttgaaggcagacacTGTCTATTTGTGTTGTATCtccagggtttagcacagtgcttggtttACAGTAAGcacttagtgttttttttttcattcattcaaaggcTCTGCACCCTGAGAAGGCAGATTCTATTCCCTGATCGCCCATCAAACTGATCCAGTCTCAGACCTAAGTCTCCCTAGTTCCAGGGGACTCCAGGCTCAGAGATCTTTCATCCTATATCTTCCTACTTTTACTCCTGACCCAGATCTCACCTTGGCCAAATTTCCTACGGATTCCCATTGGAGGTTGTGTCTCTATATCCCATGAATCACGGTCAAACTTGGTACTCTCACagcaaaagcagcagcagcaacagcagcagcaacaagtAAGAAGTGTGCACAAGAAGGCCAGGCTCTGGGAGGTCAGGGAGAATGGCTTAAATGCAACAGCTTCTTCTCTGAAGTGTTGCCTAtgattcccccacccccaaatttcCTAGCACTGACAGCAATAAGGCAATAGCCCAGTGTATGGACATGTCTGTTGCCCAAGTACTGAAGAGGCTTCTAAGGAAAGCATACCTTGAACCACCATGAAGACACAATGAAATAGATTTTGACAGTTTCTGTGCCATATCGGTTAGCCAAAAAGAGGCCCAAGGAACCATAGTCATTGTAGATCTGGCGCTGACAGGGATCACGGAGTATCGAATGGGCTGCATTGATCTCTTTGAACCGCTCTGCTGCTACAGGGTTTCCTGGATTCTTGTCTGGGTGGTACCTCAGGGCCAATTTCCTACCAGGCATTGCCCATAAGAGAGGGCATAGAGAAGAGCAACAGAACAAGCCcaaattgaagaagaaaaagagggatggATTATGTGGAATTAGAAATAGCATGGAAGAAATACAGACATTCTGAAATGCAATAACGAGAAtatagaaagtaagaaaaaactcttttccttcttccacatTGGCAAGGGGATGCTGCCTTCACTTGGTCTCAGTGGGAGGGTCAGGAAATTTGAAAATGGGTTCTGAAACTAATGGGTGATGGTAGAGAATGGGGTTTGTGATCTAAGGTTTGGAGAGATACAAAAGTCAAGGGTTTAATTACGGTGCTTAAGTTCGGACCTATAGGCTTTCTTGATCTCTTCATGTGTTGCTTCCGTAGGCAACTCCAGCACTTCATATGGGGATCCTCCAAAGAAGGACAGTCGATAATCATCTGCTTGTGCCATTCTCTGGGTCCAGAGAGCAAGGAAGCAGATATAAGAATTTTACACAGATCATGGGGGAAACAAAGCTTGCTTGCTGATCCAGCAGGCAACATGTACTATGCCTTCCAGTGTGTACAATAGACTGTACCTTTCCCAAGGAGCTGAAACTGCATATGGTAGATCTCTTGACACTAGGAAACCCAGGAAAGTGCAAAAAGGGGCAAAGTTAAATTGTTATGAAATGAATATGGCCTGGATCATGAGGCAGGATCTACATTGTTTGGTGATAAATAGGACTTATTCAAATATTCTGTCTGTCTGGAATTCCTAGTAAAACAGGATAAAGCCTCTAGGATTTCAcctttaccaccaccaccaccaccccctccccaCACCCCCCCACTAATGGCCTTGAAGGGTGGAGCCAGCCAGATTTGGCTGAATAAGAataggttgggggtggggaggagcatTCTGATGACCCTGGAAACACAATTCAAACTCCAAGTCTAAGCTGCCCCAGCCCAATAATACCTCTGAGTAATAAAATCAAAGGACACTGTTCACCCCTATTCACCCCTGGTGGTCCTGGGGAGCCCCTCCATAGGATGCTGTGGCAGCTCCGTTATAGGAGGACCAAGGGGAACTTACTGAAGTTAGAGAGGATAAAAGCAAGATTTGTCAAAGGTGGGAGAAGAGTTGTAGGGGCAAGAGAGAACCATAGGCTCTGGAGAGAACAggctgagaaagggaggaggcaGGATGCCTTGAATGAGCACTAGGGAAAAAAGCCAAAATAGAAGTTGTGAGGTTGCCTTGGATTAGAACTGGAGAAAGCATAAATTGGGACTAGGAGGATATGGAACTGGAAATACCTTTAGTTTTAGGAGAAATTCTGGAGACAGGGGTTGGGACCCATTAAGGAGAGGTTAGAAGAGCTAGTACAGAACTCAGAGGCAGGAGGAATGGAGACTAGTCTCTTAAATCAGTGGGACAGAAAGGAATGGAGATGGGAGCTGAGGgcagggggggaggagggagcaaGGCACCTCAAGATGGGCATAAAAGGGATGGAAGATATGGGAAACTGACTTGGAGGAAATCATGGAGATAGCTGCTGCCAGAGCCAAGCAGAAGTATAAAGGCGGGAGGCTCCCTTTGTTTGCTTTGAAAGGAGTGGAGTGGCCTGTGCATGACATTGCATCAGTGGTAGAGGTTTAAGATAGGAGAGAGGTTTTAAAGGGAATGGGAGGGTGAAGTGATTGGATGGCTTtggatagagagaaaggaaagtaggAATAAGAACTGGGAGGCAAGGGAACTTGggtcatagaaggaacagaaggcTAGCAGACAAGGATACCAGAGGCTGACTTGGGAATTGGGCTACTCAGGCCAGGCAGAGGGCCAAAGGTCAGGATGTCAGATGCAGGGCTATCtggatgggggtggaggggatggAGAGAGTCAGGGATGCCCAAACCAGCAAGAAGTGAGTGAATCATGGCATCACGAGCTAGGCAGGATGGAATGTTTCCCAGGGCCAGGAAGTGAGGTGGAGCCCAGGACTGTTCAAGGCAATCAAGGGGCCTGAGAAGGGAGACAGTGCTGTCTAGGCCTGGCAGAGGGCCTTAGGGTGGTAGGAATGCCCAGGCCAGGTGGGAGACTTGAGGTGGGGGAAGAATCAGTGCTGTCCTGGCCAGTCAGAGGGCCTGGAGAGGCTGACTGCCTAGGATGAATAGAGATGGGATCTGCGGTCAGTGGGAACCCGAGGGCCAGGTTTAGGGCAGGTAAGAGCTCTGGCAGCAGGATCCAGGACAACCAGGGGATATAGTCACCAGGAGCAGGGCCCATGGGGTAAACAGAGGCTCTGAGGACAACCACTGAGACCGGGACCTGGAGTGGGTAGGGGACTCTCAGGGCAGATGCAGAGGTAGGTAGAGCTTCTGGGAACAGGCCAAAGATGATAGGGGCTCTAGCATTAGGCCCTTGGGCAGGCAAGGTCTCTGGGATGGGTAAAGGGCACTAGGGGCAGGCCCTTGCATGGGCAGAGCCTCTAGAGCAAACAGGTTTTGGAGGTTGTTTTTGGGACCAGGTTCTGAGGTAAAAATGGGGCATTGGGCAGGCAGGGGTTCTGGGGAAGGCAGAGGGTCTGGGAAGTAGGCATAGGAGTAGATCTTTGGGCAGGAAGGGGCATTAGGAGTGGGCAAGAGCTCTGGGGGTGAGATGTGGTGTAGGCAGAGATACTAGGGGTGGGTTCTGGGGCATGCAGGGATACTGGGACCCAGGTCTGGGATGGGTAAGAACCTTGAGGGTGATCATTCTGGAAATGAGCACTATGGGTAGGCCTAAGGACAGGAAAGACATTAGGGATCTGTCTCTAGTATGGGGGGTCACTGGGAGCAGGCCTCTGGGGGATGGGCATTAGGAGCAGGCTATGAGAGGGGCAGGGGCTATAGGAGTGGGTTTGGGGAGCACAATCTGGGATAGGCAGGTTCTCGGGGGATGAGTAGTGGGGGGACAggtaggaggaaagggaagacatGAGCTTGGGGATTGGGCACTAGAGGATGACCCTTAGGAAGGCAGAGGCATGGGGCTATGAGGAGAGCAGGGACTCGGCACTAGAGCTAGACTCAGTGGGGACCTTGGCTTTGGGGGTAAGTTTTGAGGGCAAACTCTGGCGCAGGCAAGGCCTATGGGTGAGGTAGGGCTACTGGAGGCAGGTTCTGGAGTAGGCAGAGGAATTAGAAAAGGCAGGTAGGGGTTCTAGGAGGTGGTCACTGGGACAAAGCTTTGAGATAGGCAGAGATGGGCACTGGGGCAAGTAGAGCCTTTGGGACAGTTGGGGCACTGACATGCCCTGGGGCAGACTGGAGCATTAGCTTTGACTTTGGGGGACACAAGGACACTGAGATCAGAACTGGGGAGTGTAGGAACTCTGGAGTAGGCAAGGGTCTTGATAGTAGGCACTGACTAGACTTTTGGCTAGGCAGGAGCTGTGAAAGTGGGCACAGGAGGTAACTGGTCCTAGGGGAGGTAGAGGATCTGGAGTGAGCATTGGTGTGGGGATAGGAACTCTAGAGTGGGCAGGATTTTTGGGAGTGGGCCCTGCGGATGAATCCTGAGGCCTTCTACACAGGCAGGGTGATGAGGCATGGCCTCTGAGGCTGGGCACTAGAAGATAGCCCTTGAGCATGCAGGGTCACTCGAGAGGTTCTGAGAAAAGCAGGAGTTCTGTGGGGCAGGAAAAGGAGATAGGCCCTGGAACAGACAGGGACTCTGGGGCAGGCAGGATCACTAGGGAGTTCAGAGTCCTCTGGGTGGGCACTGAGACCTAGGTGAGGTCTGAGGTAGAAGAGGTTCTGAGGTGGAAGAGTTTCTGGGAAGGGTGCCAGAGATGGACTCTGAAGAAGGCACTGGTATTGGGGAAAGCAAAAGTCTAGGGGATAGACAGTGGGCCCAGCCTTTGGGGTTAATAGGGATTTAGGGCTTCTGAAGGTGAGTGCTGAGGGCAGGTCCTAATGCATGCTGACACACTTGGGGTGGGCCCTGGGACAGGCAAGATCTCTCACTAGAGGTGGGTTCTAGGGTAGGCAGGGGCACTGGGGAAAGAGCCTATGCGGGTAGGGAGTGATCACTGAGACTAGGCTTTGAGGTAGGTAGGGGATGGACTGTGGTTGACTCTGAGGTGATGGGAGCTGGGGTGGGTATTATGAATGGTCTCTAAAGCAGGCAGGGATCGTGGGTGGGTCCTAGGGCAGGCAGAAGCATTAGGTCTCAACTCTAGAGCAAGCAGGTATTTGGAGAGTGGCCCATTGGGATAAGGTTCTGGGACAGGGAGAGACTTTGAGAGTAGGAACCAGGTGGACACTGGGGAGGGCAAGGACATTGCAGCAAACAAGGGCTCTACAAGTAAGCACTGAGACCAAACTGGGCAGGGAAAAGTCTCTGAGGGTGGGCCCTAGAATCAGGCTTGGGAGTGGGCAGGAGCTCTGGGTGTGGGCACTGGGGTCAGACCCTGGCATATGCAGGGGCACTGGGGTCAGACCCTGGCATATGCAGGGGCACTGGAGGCCTCTGAGATGGGCAGTCTTTGGGTTGGGAACTGAGGGTGGGCTCTGGAGTGGATAGGAGAGCTGGGGGTGGTTACTCAGAAAAGTTTTAGGGGTAAAAGGAGATATGAATGGGTACTGTGGATGGCCTCTACAGCAGGCAGGGTCACTGTGGGTAAGCCTAAGGCAAGCGGGGGCACTAAATCACAGCTGTGGTGCTGGCAAGCATTTGGATATGGTCACTGGGATCAGGATATGGGACAGATAAGGGAGTCTGGCATTGGGGCCCTGGGAAAGGCTcgagatgacatgggggtgggctCTGGGACCTGTATGGTCACTAGGGGCAGGCTAGAGCACTGAGGATGGGTACTGGGGAATGTAGGGGCTCTGGAGCAAGCCAGGGCCCTCGTAGTGGACACTGAGATGAGATTCTGGAGATAAGCTCTGGGTGGGCATTAGGATAG is from Gracilinanus agilis isolate LMUSP501 chromosome 2, AgileGrace, whole genome shotgun sequence and encodes:
- the DNAJC5G gene encoding dnaJ homolog subfamily C member 5G encodes the protein MAQADDYRLSFFGGSPYEVLELPTEATHEEIKKAYRKLALRYHPDKNPGNPVAAERFKEINAAHSILRDPCQRQIYNDYGSLGLFLANRYGTETVKIYFIVSSWWFKSLAFLCTLLTCCCCCCCCCFCCESTKFDRDSWDIETQPPMGIRRKFGQGADLVNVSPAVQATVHTEERDPWPQSRSSPCSCKHHECHELC